A window from Cryptomeria japonica chromosome 1, Sugi_1.0, whole genome shotgun sequence encodes these proteins:
- the LOC131026807 gene encoding eukaryotic initiation factor 4A-10 encodes MAGMAVEGTQFDGRQYDAKMNEILQTEGDDLFASYDEVHDTFDSMGLHENLLRGIYAYGFEKPSAIQQRGIVPFCKGLDVIQQAQSGTGKTATFCSGILQQLDYNLVECQALVLAPTRELAQQIEKVMRALGDYLQVKVHACVGGTSVREDQRILMSGVHVVVGTPGRVFDMLRRHSLRAEYIKMFVLDEADEMLSRGFKDQIYDIFQLLPSKIQVGVFSATMPPEALEITRKFMNKPVRILVKRDELTLEGIKQFYVNVDKEDYKLDTLCDLYETLAITQSVIFVNTRRKVDWLTDKMRARDHTVSATHGDMDQNTRDIIMREFRSGSSRVLITTDLLARGIDVQQVSLVINYDLPTQPENYLHRIGRSGRFGRKGVAINFVTRDDERMLADIQRFYNVTIEELPSNVADLL; translated from the exons ATGGCAGGGATGGCAGTTGAAGGAACCCAGTTTGATGGTCGTCAGTATGATGCCAAGATGAACGAAAT ACTGCAAACTGAGGGTGACGATCTGTTCGCCAGTTACGATGAAGTGCATGACACTTTTGATTCAATGGGATTGCATGAAAATCTGCTGAGGGGCATTTATGCCTACG GGTTTGAGAAGCCATCTGCAATTCAGCAGAGGGGGATAGTGCCCTTTTGTAAGGGATTGGATGTGATCCAGCAGGCCCAATCCGGAACTGGCAAAACAGCGACGTTTTGTTCTGGGATTTTGCAGCAACTCGACTACAACTTGGTGGAATGCCAGGCTTTGGTTTTGGCTCCCACACGGGAGCTTGCGCAGCAGATAGAAAAGGTTATGAGGGCGCTTGGCGATTATTTGCAGGTCAAAGTTCATGCATGCGTGGGAGGAACAAGTGTTAGGGAGGATCAGCGAATTCTCATGAGTGGTGTTCATGTTGTTGTTGGGACCCCAGGTCGTGTGTTTGACATGCTGCGAAGGCACTCTCTTCGTGCTGAATACATCAAGATGTTTGTGCTGGATGAGGCCGATGAGATGCTTTCCAGGGGTTTTAAGGACCAG ATCTATGATATCTTTCAGCTGCTTCCTTCAAAGATTCAAGTTGGTGTTTTCTCTGCCACAATGCCTCCAGAGGCTCTAGAGATCACTAGGAAGTTTATGAATAAACCTGTGAGGATCCTGGTGAAAAGGGATGAGTTGACCCTTGAGGGTATTAAGCAGTTCTATGTCAACGTTGACAAGGAGGACTACAAGCTTGATACACTCTGTGATCTCTATGAGACTCTTGCCATTACTCAAAGTGTTATCTTTGTGAATACCAGACGAAAGGTTGATTGGCTGACTGATAAGATGAGAGCTCGTGATCATACTGTGTCAGCTACACATGGTGACATGGATCAGAATACCAGGGACATTATTATGAGGGAGTTCCGTTCAGGATCTTCACGTGTTCTGATCACGACCGACTTGTTGGCTCGTGGCATTGATGTGCAACAAGTATCATTGGTTATCAACTATGATCTTCCCACTCAGCCAGAGAACTACCTCCACAGAATTGGTCGTAGTGGAAGATTTGGAAGGAAAGGTGTGGCAATCAACTTTGTTACTAGGGATGATGAGAGAATGTTAGCAGACATTCAAAGGTTCTATAATGTGACTATCGAAGAACTTCCTTCCAATGTTGCTGATCTTCTGTGA